The following is a genomic window from Sphaerodactylus townsendi isolate TG3544 linkage group LG16, MPM_Stown_v2.3, whole genome shotgun sequence.
TAAACATAACTGAGAACATACCTGCAAACGTTCTCCTAGTTATTAAATAGTTCTGTATTTCCCAGATGATTGCAAGTTGTGGGAATGTGAATGGGGGCAGGAGAGCTTCAGGGGTTGCAAGTGATCCCCCTCTGGAGCCGCAAAGGGCTGTGTAATCTGAGGTAAAATAGCATCTGAGAAGATCGTCATCTGTCCTGTGAAATCAAGGGAAAAGTTTCCACAGCGCTTGGTTTGCAGGGAAGGTTAGGCCATGTTTGCTCCAGTATAAAACTATTATCCGCTGTTCTCAAGGTCTATGGGCTGAAAAGGGAGAGTTCGCTGCGGATCTCTTGCATATCGGTGTCGTAAAAGCCTGTGACTTGGTATGACGAGCGAGAGTCTCTGGTTAGAGAGGACGCCCTTATAAAACCTCTCTTGTTTGCTCTGAGTCACCAAGTGTACACAGTCCTTTTGACTTCACCTCCTGTAAGGGCTCTTCTTGGTTTAAATGGAATTGAAGAGCCGAGCAGGTTTGGTCAGGGAGTCTTCCCCGGTTGTGTCATTACATCAGTGGGCTCTGGAGCTGGCTCTAGAAAACTTCTGGGGAAGCACTGTTCagcaaatggttttttttttaatgtgagtcAATTTCAAGGTTGACAGAGCTGCCTCATATGAGGTCACCCTGGCAGCGATGCTCCACAAAAGGAACGATTGCAGATCCCTTATCACCTTTGTCTTCACCACCACACATTATAGATGGCAAGGTCCCTGCcccaagaagcttacaatctgTCATGTGCTATATGACAATCTTggctctgtattgtcgaagaggGGCTTTATATAGCCAAAAGTGTTCAATAAATGTTATAGGTAAAGTGGAGTGCCTGACAACGAGCAGGAAGGTTTGGGAGTCAATGTCAcaggaaaaaaatttttaaaggccTTGGCTACTTACCAGAAGCtctgaccatagagtttctggcaattgctAGAACAACCCGTGTCGTAAtcaggtagttctaggaatcatcagGAATTCTATGGTTAGACCTCCAGCAAAGGCTGCAATTGAGTGAAGTTCTCTCACCAAATGGGAACCCCAGTTTTGGACCCTGAAGGGATACAAGACTGATGTACATCTTTTTCTCTTGATAGGAACTTCAACAACTTTGCAAGAAGTACCCTAATCTGAAACTCCTTCAGCTCGGTAAGAAACGTGGCCTCTTCAGGTACAGATTTGATGGGGAAGGACAAAGAACGATGGAAGGAaaatttgggtggggggaaggcacgggaaagtttttttaaaaaccaggtgGTGTAGTGGAGCTGCTCTGTCATCAGGGCTAACAAATTGCAAACATTACATAATAAAAAtcaccattaaaaccaacaaaaatataatgaaatcaaaaccagagctaaaatgcatacaaaatcATACAGAGTGATAGTTAAAATATTGGGCGGGATGGTAGGATCACTGAGGGAAcgccaaaggaaacaaaagatggcaacagaaagggacttaaggcagtggtgggatctaaaatttttaataacaggttctgatggtggtgggattcaaacagtggcgccgccgcactcacgcacctccagtccctattgggcagggaggttgctttagtaaccccttctcggcactcagaaaaaattagtaaccacttctagagaagtggtgagaactggttggatcccacctctgacttaagGGTTTCCTGGAGTGGATAGAGAGTGCAGAATTTCGGTGCCAGGACCAAGAAGGCCATGTCCCAGAGTGCCACCCCAGAAGCCTTCTTTCGTGGCTGTAGCTGCTTCTTCTCTTTGCTTCCAGACGTGGTTTCCGAAAGCAGCATCGAGAGAGTGGTCAAAGAAGTGGAAGAGATCGTCGGGGATGAAGGGTTGAACTGCTTGGTCAACAATGCTGGCATCAATGTGGTGGCCACTCTGGAACAAGTCACGGCGGAGACCATGCTCCATATCTACGAGACGAACACGGTTGCCCAGCTGATGGTCACCAAAGTAAGAAAGCGGTTGCTTTCACCTGGGATGAATTACTTTCCTCTTTTCCAGGCAGAAAAGTttgagatttgaacccagagccTCTCAATCTTCGTTCCTTCTCTTACCGCGCTACAGCTCACTTTATCTGGGGTCTTTTTAAGTTATGGGGGAGCACAGGAAAGTGGTGGAGAATTTGATAGTATATtgtttagggtgttgtgggttttccaggttgtaaggccatgttccagtagcattttctcctgacgtttctcctgcatcaggtgaaatatcaggagaaaatgtcactggaacacggccatacaacctggaaaacccacaacaccgtagtgattctggctgtgaaagcctttgacaatagtatattctttttttgtgtgtgtggacttGTAACTTTGATGAACATGGGGGCTAAAGGTATACATGCTGCTGGAGATCCAAGTTAACATTCCACTATTGTCGTTTGCACCTAACAAAACAGCCATGGGGGCAATTTTGAAAAGGGTCAGTGCTGtggatttgggaaagggaggctttaactTTTCTTCCCCACagtgggagattttggggggacCCAGTATGACATTACTCCTTGGAAAACCCGTAAGTGATGGCACACCCTTCAAGATATTAATGAAAACTtgatggtaaaaccatagagtttctggcaattcctggagatgaCTGGTGTCACGGTCTATATTCACGcttgtataccttatgccaataaaggtctattgtgtgACTGGtgtcacttcctggttttctCAGAACATGGCCATCTTGCTTGCAAATTCAGTATTCTGTCGTGTTGCCCCGTGACCCTCCAATTGTTGCTTTGCTTGTTTAAAAacacttctctttctctcctttctcattttccttgcagGCTTTTCTTCCTCTGCTGAGGAGAGCTGCCCAGCAGAGCACCGGGATGGGGTGCCACCGTGCGACTATCGTCAACATGTCCTCAATATCGGCATCCATGGAACTTGTAGAGGACAACCACTTCCGCATGGTGTACCCTTACAGGATAGCGAAGGTGGGTAGCTGCTGAGATGGAGAACCGTTTTCCTAGGGTTCAGGGGAGAGTCCACTAATTAGCCAGACTCTGAACCATAGACCTGAAGCTTTTGAGACCCTCCAAAGGATAGCAGGGCATAATGTTGGATTTTGACCAGGGAGACCGTGGCTGCTTCTGCTGATTGGTGGACTTTCTGGCTGATTGGTGGACTTCTGGCTCTCTGGTgccccagcagtggtgggatccaaaaattttagtaacaggttcccacggtggtgggattcaaactgtggcgtagcgccaatggggctgggcagggcacgatgggggcgtggccgggcattcctgaagcggggcattcctgggcggggctgtggcaaggacgcagctgctgcactggtccttgggcgggaaacgaatgcacgcaggcgcaggctgccacgcacgccggtgcacctcctgctagactgcttcaagttctgcgtgctactgctgagaggaggggtgtaactaaggcaaaaatcatgtggcaaaatcaccaattagtaactccctctcggcacacacaaataattagtaacctactctcgggaacctgtgagaacctgctggatcccacctctgtgccccAGGTGTAACTTCTTAAGCATGCCAAGGGGATGGGCTGGCCCTGACCACAAGCTGTGTAGCTTTTGCTGTGATTGctgcaaatgcagaaaaaaatagaacttcTTTTTCATTTCAAGGGCAACAATTGTTTAAAGGGACATTTAATACTGACCAGTTAAGGTCCCTTACACGTGGGTGGTTTGTCTTAGAGTGAATGCTATTGGAAGCAGTCGCACCGCAATTTCCCATTTTCTTTGCCCTGGCCACCTctgaggtttattttattttttaaagcaattgaAATAATGTGATACTCTATATATATGGTTCTTGCCCCTTTCACTGCAGACATACACAATGAGATATGCAGAGAGatgaaccagcgtggtgtagtggttaagagcaggtggattctaacatGGATTTgattccactcctccacctgagtggcggaggcttatctggtgaaccagatgtgtttctgcactcctacattcctgctgggtgaccttgggctagtcacagttcttcagaactctctcagccccacctaccccacaaggtgtctgttgtggggagaggaagggaaaggagcttgtaagccaccttgagtcccctaacaggagagaaaggtggggtataaatccaaactcctcctcctcctcctcctcctcctcctcctcctcttcttctccttctccttctccttctccttctccttctccttctccttacTGGGAGGAGGGATCCTACTGCTTACACAGCAGAAGCTGAGAAACCTCACAAGCCTATCCCATGCATGGCTGTAAGATCCTGTTTGCTTTTCTTCCCGCCCTCAGACAGCACTGAACATGATCACCAGATGCCTCGCTGTCGATTTGGAGCGGGATGGGATCCTTTGCGTGTCTCTGCATCCAGGCTGGATTGACACGGATATGGGAGGAAGTCTGGTCAGTGTTCCAGCTCTTTCATTTTTGAGACGTGTGTGTGGTTTCTCTTGCGGCTGGCACAATTTCTTTGTAATTGGAAGCTCCAGACGGGGGCTGGGAACtactggaattataactgatctccaggtgacagggatcagtttctccagagaaaatgctttggagggtgggatctctggcattataccctgccaaagtcctcccccctccccaaaggcagCTCTTCtcccagatctcctggaattttccagcTCAGAGCTGGCAAGCCTCCCAACGcaacttctcttctcttttttgttgATCCTTACAGGCTCCCTTAAAGGTCCAGGATGCCATCCCCGGGATCATCTCGTGTCTGGCTCATCTCAGTGAAAAAGACAACGGGAGCTTCCTGAATGGCCAAGGGGGGTATCTCCCCTGGTAGCAGCGAGGCGTGAACGTTGGAGGCCTCACGCCCCTCATTCCATCTCAGTTCTGGCACAAATGTGTGGGGATCGCTAGCTAGTATTCCTCTCTTTTTGAAAGCTGTTAGCAACGAAACTTGAAAATCAGCCAGTTCCT
Proteins encoded in this region:
- the LOC125445797 gene encoding C-factor-like yields the protein MAHLHPQLRCRSVLITGSSRGIGLGLVRGLLAASPCPDLVLATCRYPEKAQELQQLCKKYPNLKLLQLDVVSESSIERVVKEVEEIVGDEGLNCLVNNAGINVVATLEQVTAETMLHIYETNTVAQLMVTKAFLPLLRRAAQQSTGMGCHRATIVNMSSISASMELVEDNHFRMVYPYRIAKTALNMITRCLAVDLERDGILCVSLHPGWIDTDMGGSLAPLKVQDAIPGIISCLAHLSEKDNGSFLNGQGGYLPW